One Arthrobacter sp. StoSoilB20 DNA segment encodes these proteins:
- a CDS encoding NAD(P)-binding domain-containing protein, whose product MTTIGIIGAGHIGSQIARKAVELGYDVVISNSRGPETLGELVAELGPRARAATPGEAAAAGDFAVVTVPLKNYQDIPVEPLEGKIVIDTNNYYWERDGRIPELDNGQATTSGLLQKHLPTSKVAKGFNHIFAKDITTDGTPAGTPNRRALATASDFPDAAGLVTKLYDEFGFDTVNIGPLEDSWRVERDRPAYVVRQTAVELQDNLAKASRTV is encoded by the coding sequence ATGACAACAATCGGAATCATCGGAGCAGGACACATTGGCAGCCAGATCGCGCGCAAAGCCGTGGAACTGGGCTACGACGTCGTCATCAGCAATTCACGGGGACCTGAAACCCTCGGTGAACTGGTGGCAGAACTGGGACCGCGGGCCCGTGCCGCCACGCCCGGTGAGGCAGCAGCGGCAGGCGATTTCGCCGTCGTGACCGTACCCCTCAAAAACTACCAGGACATCCCGGTAGAGCCGCTCGAGGGCAAGATCGTCATCGACACCAACAACTACTACTGGGAGCGCGATGGCCGCATCCCGGAGCTGGACAACGGCCAAGCCACCACCTCCGGCCTGCTCCAGAAGCATCTCCCGACGTCCAAGGTGGCCAAGGGCTTCAACCACATTTTCGCCAAGGACATCACTACCGACGGCACCCCTGCAGGCACGCCCAACCGTCGGGCGCTGGCCACCGCGAGCGACTTCCCGGATGCCGCCGGGCTCGTCACCAAGCTCTACGACGAATTCGGTTTCGACACCGTCAACATTGGCCCCCTGGAAGACAGCTGGCGCGTTGAACGCGACCGTCCCGCGTACGTCGTCCGGCAGACCGCCGTCGAGCTTCAGGACAACCTCGCCAAGGCGAGCCGCACCGTCTAA
- a CDS encoding NADPH-dependent FMN reductase, protein MDTFKIGYFVGSLAGNSINRVLSKALISVAPPELEFHEIAIKDLPLYSSDYDADFPPAGRELKDAIAASDGILFISPEYNRSIPGALKNAIDWGSRPWGTNSFARKPTGIIGASPGGIGTAVMQSSMRSVLSFLDAPQLNAPEAYIRFVADAYDDDGSVKDEGTAALLRHYMEEYSAFVQRVLAANAPGHIGDQEPDSAKLTR, encoded by the coding sequence ATGGATACCTTCAAAATCGGTTATTTCGTGGGAAGCCTGGCGGGCAATTCGATCAACCGGGTTCTTTCCAAGGCGCTGATCAGCGTTGCGCCTCCGGAGCTTGAGTTCCATGAGATCGCCATCAAGGACCTTCCCCTCTACAGTTCGGACTACGACGCCGATTTCCCGCCGGCCGGACGCGAACTTAAGGATGCGATCGCGGCCTCGGACGGGATCCTTTTCATCTCCCCTGAATACAACCGTTCCATCCCCGGCGCCCTGAAGAATGCCATCGACTGGGGTTCGCGTCCGTGGGGCACCAACTCGTTTGCCCGGAAGCCCACGGGAATTATTGGCGCATCGCCGGGCGGCATCGGGACAGCGGTGATGCAGTCGTCCATGCGCAGTGTGTTGAGCTTCCTGGACGCACCGCAGTTGAACGCACCTGAGGCGTACATCCGCTTTGTCGCGGACGCGTACGACGACGACGGTTCAGTTAAGGACGAAGGCACCGCTGCCCTGTTGCGGCATTACATGGAGGAATACAGCGCGTTCGTGCAGCGTGTCCTCGCCGCCAACGCACCTGGCCACATCGGCGACCAGGAACCGGATTCCGCCAAACTCACCCGCTAG
- a CDS encoding acyl-CoA thioesterase produces the protein MDRFPEASVERTVEWVDTDASGHQHNSAILRWVEAAEAELFRLLDLPDYFPNAPRVQQVINYKAKLWFGQRITAMVKIQALGRTSMTMAFEVTSDAGEVAAYGTVTTVHVPQGTTSAQPWPEHLIRAVRAGQEG, from the coding sequence ATGGACAGGTTTCCGGAGGCGAGCGTGGAGCGAACGGTGGAGTGGGTGGACACCGACGCCTCCGGACACCAGCACAATTCAGCCATCCTGCGCTGGGTTGAGGCCGCCGAAGCCGAACTCTTCCGCCTGCTGGACTTGCCGGATTACTTTCCCAACGCTCCCCGGGTCCAGCAAGTGATCAACTACAAGGCCAAGCTGTGGTTCGGCCAGCGCATTACCGCCATGGTGAAGATCCAGGCGCTGGGCCGGACCTCCATGACCATGGCGTTCGAGGTAACGTCCGACGCCGGTGAGGTTGCCGCTTACGGGACGGTCACCACCGTGCACGTCCCCCAGGGGACCACTTCTGCGCAGCCTTGGCCGGAGCATCTGATCCGGGCAGTCAGGGCTGGGCAGGAAGGCTAA
- a CDS encoding HAD family hydrolase, whose translation MAAEPTPHKKRGILFDVDGTLIDSSYFHAMAWWQAFRREGLDIEMSAIHRRVGRGGDRLIQSLLPDCTDEMQEDLKSAHGAVFSTFWPTLRAFDSARDLLAACSDAGLAVGLASSAQQRDLEVSRHILDAGSSIDAWTSSNDAKESKPAPDILVACLEKLGISPEDAVFVGDAVWDVKAGAAIGVPVVGLTCGGISEAELRDAGAAEVYDNPRHLLEHLESSIVGRLAAGSRGA comes from the coding sequence GTGGCAGCTGAACCAACGCCGCATAAGAAGCGCGGGATTCTCTTCGACGTGGACGGGACCCTGATCGATTCCAGCTACTTCCACGCCATGGCCTGGTGGCAGGCCTTCCGGCGGGAAGGCCTGGACATCGAGATGTCAGCAATCCACCGGCGGGTGGGCAGGGGAGGCGACCGGTTGATCCAGAGCCTTCTGCCCGACTGCACCGACGAGATGCAGGAAGACCTGAAGAGTGCCCACGGCGCAGTCTTTTCAACATTCTGGCCGACGCTGAGGGCATTCGACTCGGCGCGCGACCTCCTCGCGGCATGCTCCGATGCCGGACTGGCCGTGGGCTTGGCGTCGTCGGCTCAACAGCGTGACCTCGAGGTCAGCCGGCATATCCTCGACGCCGGATCCTCGATCGACGCCTGGACCAGCTCCAACGACGCCAAGGAGAGCAAGCCTGCGCCGGACATCCTGGTTGCGTGCCTGGAGAAACTGGGAATCAGCCCCGAGGATGCCGTATTTGTTGGCGACGCAGTGTGGGACGTGAAAGCCGGCGCGGCCATTGGTGTCCCAGTGGTTGGACTGACCTGCGGCGGAATCAGCGAAGCGGAGTTGCGCGACGCAGGCGCCGCGGAAGTCTATGACAATCCACGGCACCTGCTGGAGCACCTGGAAAGCAGCATCGTGGGCCGGCTCGCTGCGGGGTCGCGCGGGGCTTAG
- a CDS encoding amino acid-binding protein, which translates to MKPSASTPATADLLCDACGQLPEPPKARLTLANIAVMLPIELLVHAAVVGTHLPYAAKVVLLAVTATVLVIWVAEPSAAKVLRRWLHAAALRQRRTLHLAPSLWRARTVLLDQPGSLQKITKSLAKLDSNILSVHVHPMPGTQSPSGELTQSVMDEFVLSAPGELTELELLKALDDGGGRDSQAWPTTALAMADGQTKALSLATRIAGNPKELPHAVAELLSAKIVQVDPEHPAPNLSAAVGPSADILKIPTAWHGPLVFSRPGEPFSLAESARAHRLAELAEILAHSPGSMESPPARVAVFPPG; encoded by the coding sequence ATGAAGCCCAGCGCGAGCACTCCGGCCACCGCGGATCTCCTCTGCGATGCCTGTGGCCAACTCCCCGAACCGCCCAAGGCCCGGCTCACCCTGGCCAATATCGCCGTGATGCTTCCCATCGAACTGCTGGTCCATGCTGCCGTGGTGGGAACCCATCTCCCGTACGCAGCCAAGGTCGTGCTCCTGGCCGTCACCGCAACCGTGCTGGTCATATGGGTAGCAGAGCCGTCGGCTGCCAAGGTGCTCAGGCGGTGGTTGCACGCGGCAGCCCTCCGCCAGAGACGCACCTTGCATCTGGCACCTTCCCTTTGGCGTGCCCGGACTGTGCTTCTCGACCAGCCTGGTTCCCTGCAGAAAATCACCAAGTCCCTGGCCAAACTGGACAGCAACATCCTCAGCGTCCACGTGCATCCGATGCCCGGAACGCAGTCCCCTTCCGGGGAGCTTACCCAGTCGGTGATGGATGAGTTTGTGCTGTCCGCCCCTGGAGAGCTCACCGAGCTTGAACTGCTAAAGGCACTGGACGACGGCGGCGGGCGGGATTCCCAGGCGTGGCCCACCACCGCCTTGGCTATGGCTGATGGCCAAACCAAGGCTTTGAGCCTCGCCACCCGTATTGCGGGAAACCCGAAGGAACTTCCACACGCGGTTGCCGAGCTCCTGTCCGCGAAAATCGTCCAAGTGGATCCCGAGCACCCGGCCCCCAACCTGAGTGCCGCCGTCGGGCCGTCCGCTGACATCCTCAAGATCCCGACCGCCTGGCACGGACCCTTGGTATTCTCCCGGCCAGGTGAACCCTTCTCGCTGGCAGAATCGGCGAGGGCACACCGGCTGGCGGAGCTCGCGGAAATCCTGGCACACAGTCCGGGCTCCATGGAAAGCCCACCCGCTCGGGTCGCGGTGTTCCCGCCCGGGTAG
- a CDS encoding NAD(P)(+) transhydrogenase (Re/Si-specific) subunit beta, with product MTLLNPTWTALLYLAAAACFILALKGLNSPRTARRGNLIGALGALVAVVTVFLSVKLDNIPWILGAIAVGSGVAAPVARRVQMTQMPQLVALFNGVGGGAAALVALLELSHTDDPWVRLAIVFTLLVGAVSFAGSGVTFAKLQGLMTTRPVTFPGLPILMAVVLLAAVGAGVAVIVTGSLALALVLLVLGLCAGILLVLPVGGADVPIVISLLNAFTGLAVAASGLVLGNVLLVVAGTLVGASGTILTRAMAAAMGRSVAGIMFGAFKGGSTAGSTEVSERPVRSSSAEDVAVLLGYAQRVIIVPGYGLAVAQGQHTAAELASALEARGIEVDFAIHPVAGRMPGHMNVLLAEANVPYESLKEMGEINSEFKTADVALVVGANDVVNPAAKTTSGSPIYGMPILEVADARQVVFLKRSMRPGFAGIENELLYEPQTTLLFGDAKDSLTKVLGAVKGL from the coding sequence ATGACGCTGCTGAACCCCACCTGGACCGCGCTTCTGTATCTCGCCGCGGCAGCATGCTTCATCCTGGCCCTGAAGGGCCTTAACTCCCCCCGGACGGCGCGGCGCGGAAACCTGATCGGAGCCTTGGGTGCCCTGGTGGCCGTGGTCACGGTGTTCCTCTCCGTGAAACTGGATAACATCCCTTGGATCCTGGGGGCCATTGCCGTTGGCTCCGGCGTTGCCGCCCCTGTTGCCCGACGGGTGCAGATGACGCAAATGCCCCAGCTCGTGGCACTTTTCAACGGTGTGGGCGGTGGGGCTGCGGCGCTCGTGGCCTTGCTTGAACTTTCCCACACGGATGATCCTTGGGTTCGGCTGGCCATCGTCTTCACCTTGCTGGTGGGGGCGGTCTCCTTCGCCGGTTCCGGGGTTACTTTTGCCAAGCTTCAGGGGCTCATGACCACCCGGCCCGTGACTTTCCCCGGACTTCCCATCCTCATGGCCGTGGTGCTGCTTGCTGCGGTAGGGGCAGGGGTGGCCGTGATCGTCACAGGCTCGCTTGCGCTGGCACTGGTGCTGCTGGTCCTGGGTCTTTGTGCCGGCATCCTTTTGGTTCTTCCGGTGGGTGGCGCCGATGTCCCGATTGTCATCTCGCTCCTGAATGCGTTTACCGGCCTTGCCGTGGCAGCGTCGGGGCTGGTGCTGGGCAACGTTCTTTTGGTGGTGGCCGGGACATTGGTGGGCGCATCTGGCACCATCCTGACCCGGGCCATGGCCGCCGCGATGGGGCGGAGCGTGGCGGGCATCATGTTCGGAGCGTTCAAGGGCGGCTCCACTGCCGGATCCACAGAGGTCAGCGAACGGCCGGTCCGGTCTTCCAGCGCGGAGGATGTGGCGGTGCTCCTGGGGTATGCGCAGCGGGTCATCATTGTGCCGGGGTATGGCTTGGCAGTTGCCCAGGGACAGCACACTGCCGCCGAGCTCGCCTCAGCCCTGGAAGCGCGGGGCATTGAAGTCGACTTCGCCATCCATCCCGTGGCAGGACGAATGCCGGGACACATGAATGTACTGCTGGCCGAGGCCAATGTGCCCTATGAGTCGCTGAAGGAAATGGGTGAGATCAATTCCGAATTCAAGACCGCCGATGTTGCTTTGGTAGTTGGCGCCAACGACGTCGTGAACCCTGCAGCGAAGACCACCTCCGGATCGCCGATTTACGGAATGCCAATCCTCGAGGTCGCCGACGCCCGGCAGGTGGTATTCCTCAAACGCTCAATGCGGCCAGGATTCGCCGGAATCGAAAACGAACTCCTTTACGAACCACAAACCACCTTGCTCTTCGGAGACGCCAAGGATTCCCTGACAAAGGTCCTCGGTGCCGTGAAGGGACTCTAG
- a CDS encoding bifunctional salicylyl-CoA 5-hydroxylase/oxidoreductase, with amino-acid sequence MKIAIVGGGPGGLYFAALMKQLDPSHDITLWERNAASDTFGFGVVFSDETLGGIGNADPVVAEYMSRRFARWSDIDIHFRDQMITVGGQGFAAMSRKELLELLQRRCIELNVDVRFSTLAPAVEELEANYDLVLAADGINSQIRAKYADSFKPNLDPRTNKFMWLGTNQVFEAFKFFVKETEWGVMQIHGYPYSDEGSTFIVEMHQDVWHAAGFDETANEVFPPGVSDEKAITKIREIFAEELNGYEVLTNNSKWINFTTVRNENWRHNNVVLLGDAAHTAHFSIGSGTKLAMEDSLALAACLHEHPDVESALAAYEAERRPVVASTQRAAQASLEWFERIGQYKDQDPTQFAFNLLTRSRRITQENLRLRDPEFADAVDRGFASSQGLPEVAPAMFQPYRIGGLELKNRIVVSPMDMYSATDGIPGDFHKVHLGSKALGGAGLVMTEMVCVSEAGRITPGCSGLYTDEQRDSWKEIVDFVHGRSTAKIGAQLGHSGRKGSTKLMWEGIDQPLESGNWTAVGPSALPYSPQNQTPVELDRTGMDAIKAEFVASAVRADEAGFDLLEVHAAHGYLLSSFLSPVSNKRTDEYGGSLENRLRFPLEVFDAVRAAWPADKPVTVRISATDWIEGGNTSDDSVAIARAFVEHGAAGLDVSTGQVAKEEKPAYGRSYQTPFADRIRQEVAAPAGVAVIAVGAISSYDDVNSILLAGRADLIALGRTHLYDPQWTLHAAAEQEYQGPGAEWIPQFRAGRRKPPSSRTDAVRPRLSLLKEAEIEEANTHLRWTPESAAASVLVK; translated from the coding sequence ATGAAAATCGCAATCGTTGGAGGCGGCCCCGGCGGCCTGTACTTCGCAGCACTGATGAAGCAGTTGGACCCCTCGCACGACATCACCCTCTGGGAACGCAACGCTGCCAGCGACACCTTTGGCTTCGGCGTCGTGTTTTCCGATGAGACGCTCGGCGGCATCGGCAATGCCGATCCTGTGGTGGCCGAATACATGAGCCGCCGTTTCGCCCGCTGGTCGGACATCGACATCCACTTCCGCGACCAGATGATCACGGTGGGCGGACAGGGCTTCGCTGCCATGAGCCGCAAGGAACTGCTGGAACTGCTCCAGCGCCGCTGCATCGAACTGAACGTGGACGTGCGCTTCAGCACCCTGGCCCCGGCCGTTGAAGAACTCGAAGCCAACTACGATCTCGTACTTGCGGCGGACGGCATCAACTCCCAGATCCGCGCCAAATACGCTGACTCGTTCAAGCCGAACCTGGACCCGCGGACCAACAAGTTCATGTGGCTGGGCACCAACCAGGTGTTCGAGGCCTTCAAGTTCTTCGTGAAGGAAACCGAGTGGGGCGTCATGCAAATCCACGGTTACCCCTACTCGGATGAGGGTTCCACGTTCATTGTGGAAATGCACCAGGACGTGTGGCACGCTGCCGGCTTCGACGAAACCGCCAACGAGGTCTTCCCTCCCGGCGTCTCGGATGAAAAGGCAATCACCAAGATCCGCGAGATCTTTGCCGAGGAACTGAACGGCTACGAGGTTCTCACCAACAACTCCAAATGGATCAACTTCACCACGGTCCGGAACGAGAACTGGCGCCACAACAACGTGGTGCTGCTGGGCGACGCTGCCCATACAGCCCACTTCTCCATCGGTTCCGGTACCAAGCTGGCTATGGAGGACTCGCTGGCACTGGCTGCTTGCCTGCACGAACACCCGGACGTTGAGTCCGCCCTGGCGGCGTATGAGGCTGAGCGCCGGCCCGTGGTCGCTTCCACGCAGCGTGCGGCCCAGGCGTCCTTGGAGTGGTTCGAGCGCATCGGCCAGTACAAGGACCAGGACCCCACCCAGTTTGCATTCAACCTGCTCACCCGCAGCCGCCGCATCACGCAGGAAAACCTGCGCCTGCGCGATCCCGAGTTCGCCGACGCCGTGGACCGCGGCTTCGCTTCCTCGCAGGGACTGCCAGAGGTGGCACCGGCCATGTTCCAGCCGTACCGCATTGGTGGGCTGGAGCTGAAGAACCGCATCGTGGTCTCCCCGATGGACATGTACTCCGCCACGGACGGCATTCCCGGTGACTTCCACAAGGTCCACCTCGGTTCCAAAGCCCTCGGCGGTGCCGGCCTGGTGATGACCGAAATGGTCTGCGTCTCCGAAGCCGGCCGCATCACCCCCGGCTGCAGCGGCCTCTACACCGATGAGCAGCGTGACAGCTGGAAGGAAATCGTGGACTTCGTTCACGGCCGTTCCACTGCCAAGATCGGCGCACAGTTGGGTCACTCAGGACGCAAGGGCTCCACCAAGCTCATGTGGGAAGGCATCGACCAGCCGCTCGAGTCCGGCAACTGGACCGCCGTCGGGCCCTCTGCGCTGCCGTACAGCCCGCAGAACCAAACCCCAGTGGAGCTGGACCGTACCGGCATGGACGCCATCAAGGCCGAGTTCGTTGCTTCCGCAGTCCGTGCCGACGAGGCCGGGTTCGACCTTCTGGAAGTCCACGCCGCCCACGGCTACCTGTTGTCCTCCTTCCTTTCGCCGGTGTCCAACAAGCGGACCGACGAATACGGCGGCAGCCTGGAGAACCGGCTGCGGTTCCCGCTGGAAGTGTTCGACGCCGTTCGCGCGGCTTGGCCGGCCGACAAACCGGTGACGGTACGCATCTCCGCCACGGACTGGATCGAGGGTGGCAACACTTCCGATGATTCCGTGGCCATTGCCCGCGCCTTCGTAGAGCACGGCGCAGCCGGCCTGGATGTTTCCACCGGCCAGGTCGCCAAGGAAGAGAAGCCCGCCTACGGCCGCAGCTACCAGACGCCGTTCGCCGACCGTATCCGTCAGGAAGTTGCCGCTCCGGCAGGTGTGGCCGTGATCGCCGTCGGCGCCATCTCCAGCTACGACGACGTGAACTCCATCCTGCTCGCCGGCCGTGCGGACCTGATTGCCCTTGGCCGAACGCACCTCTACGATCCCCAATGGACCCTGCACGCTGCCGCTGAGCAGGAATACCAGGGCCCCGGTGCCGAGTGGATCCCGCAGTTCCGGGCAGGCCGCCGGAAGCCGCCGAGCTCCCGCACTGATGCCGTTCGTCCGCGCTTGTCCTTGCTCAAGGAAGCGGAAATCGAAGAGGCCAACACCCACCTTCGCTGGACTCCCGAGTCCGCCGCCGCATCGGTTTTGGTGAAGTAG
- a CDS encoding aromatic acid/H+ symport family MFS transporter, with amino-acid sequence MATAPVNDWNVPKKTTGVVLFCCWLAILAEGYDVGVLGAILPALAEYKEWNLSPLALGGLGSYALIGMLIGALFIGTLSDLVGRKKMLLASMVIFTITQAGAAWAPTPELFGIFRLIGGLGMGGVIPVAAALTIEYSAPNKRSYNYGLMYSGYSLGIVAAALAALFVLPVGGWRAVIAIGAAPVVLLPIIWKFLPESLEFLESKGRKSEAKALAAKLNIANYTPVVPAAPVAGVQADPWWKTITTMFSRKYLRSTVFFWISLFCGLVLVYGLNTWLPSIMKKAGYDLGSSLTFLLVFSLASAIGGLLLGRAADKYGKKLILVVFYILGGLGIMLLVFPNIMVVNLLFVAFAGVGSISTSLVLTGYIADYYPAKVRGTATGWALSFARLGAISGPLIGGWIAGSKLPFEANFAIFAGIAVLAAGAVAMIPKPQPEVPVAAVDVDPDDAAVGAR; translated from the coding sequence ATGGCCACCGCACCGGTCAACGACTGGAACGTGCCCAAGAAGACCACCGGCGTGGTCCTCTTCTGCTGCTGGCTTGCCATCCTGGCCGAAGGCTACGACGTCGGCGTCCTGGGAGCCATCCTCCCCGCCCTCGCCGAATACAAGGAATGGAACCTCAGCCCGCTGGCTCTCGGCGGCCTCGGTTCATATGCCTTGATCGGCATGCTTATCGGAGCGCTGTTCATCGGTACCCTCAGCGACCTCGTGGGCCGCAAGAAGATGCTCCTGGCTTCCATGGTGATCTTCACGATTACCCAAGCCGGCGCAGCGTGGGCACCTACCCCGGAACTGTTCGGAATCTTCCGTCTGATCGGCGGGCTGGGCATGGGTGGAGTCATCCCGGTGGCAGCGGCCCTGACCATCGAATATTCGGCACCGAACAAGCGGTCCTACAACTACGGCCTCATGTACTCCGGATACTCTCTGGGAATTGTGGCTGCAGCCCTTGCTGCCCTGTTTGTCCTGCCCGTGGGGGGATGGCGTGCAGTCATTGCGATCGGCGCTGCGCCGGTGGTGCTGCTCCCGATCATCTGGAAGTTCCTCCCCGAGTCCTTGGAATTCCTGGAGTCGAAGGGCCGGAAGTCCGAGGCCAAGGCCTTGGCTGCCAAGCTGAACATTGCCAACTACACACCGGTGGTTCCCGCAGCTCCTGTTGCCGGCGTCCAAGCGGACCCGTGGTGGAAAACCATTACCACCATGTTCTCCCGCAAGTACTTGCGATCTACCGTGTTCTTCTGGATCTCGCTCTTCTGCGGCCTGGTCCTGGTCTATGGCCTGAACACCTGGCTGCCGAGCATCATGAAGAAGGCCGGCTACGACCTCGGCTCTTCCCTGACGTTCCTCCTGGTCTTCAGCCTTGCATCAGCCATCGGTGGCCTGCTCCTGGGTCGCGCCGCGGACAAGTACGGCAAGAAGCTCATCCTGGTGGTGTTCTACATCCTGGGCGGCCTGGGCATCATGCTGCTGGTCTTCCCGAACATCATGGTGGTCAACCTGCTGTTCGTCGCCTTCGCCGGTGTCGGTTCCATCTCCACCTCGCTGGTCCTCACCGGATACATCGCCGACTACTACCCGGCCAAGGTCCGCGGCACGGCGACGGGTTGGGCGCTGAGCTTCGCCCGTCTGGGTGCCATCTCCGGACCGTTGATCGGTGGGTGGATCGCCGGCTCCAAGTTGCCTTTCGAGGCCAACTTTGCGATCTTCGCCGGCATCGCCGTGTTGGCCGCGGGTGCTGTGGCGATGATTCCCAAGCCGCAACCTGAGGTGCCCGTTGCCGCCGTCGACGTCGATCCTGACGACGCCGCCGTCGGTGCCCGCTAG
- a CDS encoding VOC family protein, which yields MSTKISNWPAATPLWVDLGVDHPEAAKAFYADLFGWEFVSGGQEAGGYQLAQLRGRAVAGMGPKQDPGTPTSWTTFLASDDVDLTAKKIVASGGQLLAEPFDVDQSGRMALAADSSGATFGVWQAGTHIGAERVNEHGALCWNELHTRDYSAARSFYAEVFDVSYQDVSEEGLVYSTIRRPFDGREVGGVHHDTALPDHTPNHWMTWFASDYVAGTATRAVELGATLLGPVEENALGRMVVVRGPQGEVFGVIDAPRTSD from the coding sequence ATGTCCACCAAGATTTCAAACTGGCCCGCAGCAACTCCCCTGTGGGTGGACCTGGGCGTGGACCACCCCGAAGCGGCGAAGGCGTTCTATGCAGACCTGTTCGGCTGGGAATTTGTGTCCGGCGGACAGGAAGCCGGGGGCTATCAATTGGCCCAGCTGAGGGGCCGCGCCGTGGCGGGAATGGGGCCCAAACAGGATCCCGGCACGCCTACGTCCTGGACGACGTTCCTGGCCTCGGACGATGTTGACCTTACGGCCAAGAAAATCGTCGCTTCCGGAGGGCAGCTGCTTGCCGAGCCCTTTGATGTCGACCAATCCGGCCGGATGGCCCTTGCCGCAGACAGTTCTGGTGCAACGTTCGGCGTGTGGCAGGCCGGCACCCATATCGGCGCTGAACGCGTCAATGAGCATGGCGCCCTCTGCTGGAACGAACTCCATACACGGGACTACTCCGCAGCCCGGTCCTTCTACGCGGAGGTCTTTGACGTCAGCTACCAGGACGTTAGTGAAGAAGGCCTTGTCTACTCCACGATCCGCCGGCCCTTCGATGGCCGGGAAGTGGGCGGAGTGCATCATGACACCGCACTTCCCGATCACACCCCCAACCACTGGATGACGTGGTTCGCCAGCGATTACGTTGCCGGAACAGCCACCCGGGCAGTAGAGCTCGGGGCCACCCTCCTTGGCCCCGTGGAAGAGAACGCACTGGGCCGGATGGTAGTGGTCCGGGGACCGCAAGGCGAAGTGTTCGGCGTCATTGATGCCCCACGGACCAGCGACTAA
- a CDS encoding PaaX family transcriptional regulator C-terminal domain-containing protein, with product MFVVPAPPVRHQQLLVTIFGLYGRNAGDALPVSALISMLGSLGYDAPGVRSSVSRLKAKGVLKSVREGGIAKYKISESVSDVFREGDKRIFAPEQPAPVDTWVLAVFSVPESMRNRRHQLRSALLALGFGSVANGVWIAPAHKLEQARERLTAGGLIEFVDLFRSDYVFDGPMRPKISEWWDLKELDEQFTEFLGLYEGAEQQWTQRVGDDPERALAESTEELRRDAFRYYIPMLTMWRKFPYRDPNLPTDYLPPEWHGPAVRRTFQVVHRLAAPLAAAHAHEIIAEALDPAAA from the coding sequence ATGTTCGTCGTTCCGGCACCCCCGGTGCGCCACCAGCAGTTGCTCGTTACGATCTTCGGCCTCTACGGCCGGAATGCGGGCGATGCCTTGCCGGTTTCTGCGCTGATCTCCATGCTGGGCTCGCTCGGCTATGACGCACCGGGCGTGAGGTCGTCGGTTTCAAGGCTCAAGGCGAAGGGCGTGCTCAAGAGCGTCCGCGAAGGCGGGATCGCCAAGTACAAGATTTCCGAGTCCGTCAGCGATGTGTTCCGTGAAGGTGACAAGCGCATCTTTGCCCCGGAGCAGCCCGCCCCGGTTGATACCTGGGTGCTTGCCGTCTTTTCGGTGCCTGAGTCCATGCGCAACCGCCGGCACCAGCTGCGCTCCGCATTGCTGGCGCTGGGGTTCGGTTCAGTGGCCAACGGTGTGTGGATCGCGCCGGCCCACAAGCTGGAGCAAGCCCGCGAACGGCTCACTGCCGGCGGGCTGATTGAGTTCGTGGACCTGTTCCGGAGCGACTACGTTTTTGACGGCCCCATGCGGCCCAAAATCTCCGAATGGTGGGATCTCAAGGAACTTGACGAACAATTTACCGAGTTCCTTGGGCTGTATGAGGGTGCGGAACAGCAGTGGACGCAAAGGGTCGGCGACGATCCTGAAAGGGCCCTGGCAGAGTCCACGGAAGAGCTGCGGCGCGACGCTTTCCGTTACTACATTCCCATGCTGACAATGTGGAGGAAGTTCCCTTACCGGGACCCCAACCTGCCCACCGACTACCTCCCGCCGGAGTGGCATGGGCCCGCGGTCCGCAGGACGTTCCAGGTAGTTCACCGCCTGGCAGCACCCCTGGCCGCAGCCCATGCACACGAGATCATCGCAGAAGCGCTGGATCCTGCGGCGGCCTGA
- the mscL gene encoding large conductance mechanosensitive channel protein MscL: protein MFKGFKDFILRGNVIELAIAVVIGSAFTALVAAFTNNIINPVIAAAGGMNADGLGFRIWQDNPATFINFGAVLTALVTFLITAAVVYFIFVAPMNKINSLVKDRLSTEEPEEEPLPADTALLAEIRDLLKDAAAARNAGQAQGVDPDFDSDRTR from the coding sequence ATGTTCAAGGGCTTCAAAGACTTCATTCTTCGCGGCAACGTGATCGAACTGGCCATTGCTGTGGTTATCGGCAGTGCCTTCACCGCGCTCGTTGCAGCATTCACCAACAACATCATCAACCCCGTGATCGCGGCAGCCGGCGGTATGAACGCCGACGGGCTCGGTTTCCGGATCTGGCAGGACAACCCGGCAACGTTCATCAACTTCGGCGCCGTCCTGACCGCCCTGGTGACCTTCCTGATCACCGCTGCCGTGGTCTACTTCATCTTCGTGGCCCCCATGAACAAGATCAATTCCCTGGTCAAGGACCGTCTCTCCACGGAGGAACCCGAGGAAGAGCCCCTGCCGGCGGACACCGCCCTGCTTGCCGAGATCCGCGATCTCCTGAAGGATGCTGCTGCCGCCCGCAATGCAGGACAAGCCCAAGGCGTGGATCCGGACTTCGATTCCGACCGCACCCGCTAG